Proteins encoded together in one Pongo abelii isolate AG06213 chromosome 8, NHGRI_mPonAbe1-v2.0_pri, whole genome shotgun sequence window:
- the DNTT gene encoding DNA nucleotidylexotransferase isoform X1: MDPPRASHLSPRKKRPRQTGALMASSPQDIKFQDLVIFILEKKMGTTRRAFLMELARRKGFRVENELSDSVTHIVAENNSGSDVLEWLQVQKIQVSSQPELLDISWLIECIGAGKPVEMTGKHQLVVRRDYSDSTNPGPPKTPPIAVQKISQYACQRRTTLNNCNQIFTDAFDILAENCEFRENEDSCVTFMRAASVLKSLPFTIISMKDTEGIPCLGSKVKGIIEEIIEDGESSEVKAVLNDERYQSFKLFTSVFGVGLKTSEKWFRMGFRTLSKVRLDKSLKFTRMQKAGFLYYEDLVSCVTRAEAEAVSVLVKEAVWAFLPDAFVTMTGGFRRGKKMGHDVDFLITSPGSTEDEEQLLQKVMNLWEKKGLLLYYDLVESTFEKLRLPSRKVDALDHFQKCFLIFKLPRQRVDSDQSSWQEGKTWKAIRVDLVLCPYECRAFALLGWTGSRQFERDLRRYATHERKMILDNHALYDKTKRIFLKAESEEEIFAHLGLDYIEPWERNA, translated from the exons ATGGATCCACCACGAGCGTCCCACTTGAGCCCTCGGAAGAAGAGACCCCGGCAGACGGGTGCCTTGATGGCCTCCTCTCCTCAAGACATCAAATTTCAAGATTTGGTCATCTTCATTTTGGAGAAGAAAATGGGAACCACCCGCAGAGCGTTCCTCATGGAGCTGGCCCGCAGGAAAGGGTTCAGGGTTGAAAATGAGCTCAG TGATTCTGTCACCCACATTGTAGCAGAGAACAACTCGGGTTCGGATGTTCTGGAGTGGCTTCAAGTACAGAAAATACAAGTCAGCTCACAACCAGAGCTCCTCGATATCTCCTGGCTGATAGAATGCATAGGAGCAGGGAAACCGGTGGAGATGACAGGAAAACACCAGCTTGTT GTGAGAAGAGACTATTCAGATAGCACCAACCCAGGCCCCCCGAAGACTCCACCAATTGCTGTACAAAAGATCTCCCAGTATGCATGTCAGAGAAGAACCACTTTAAACAACTGTAACCAGATATTCACG GATGCCTTTGATATACTTGCTGAAAATTGTGAGTTTAGAGAAAATGAAGACTCCTGTGTGACATTTATGAGAGCAGCTTCTGTATTGAAATCTCTGCCATTCACAATCATCAGTATGAAGGACACAGAAGGAATTCCCTGCCTGGGGTCCAAGGTGAAGGGTATTATAGAG GAGATTATTGAAGATGGAGAAAGTTCTGAAGTTAAAGCTGTGTTAAATGATGAACGATATCAATCCTTCAAA CTCTTTACTTCTGTATTTGGAGTGGGGTTGAAGACTTCTGAGAAGTGGTTCAGGATGGGTTTCAGAACTCTGAGTAAAGTAAGGTTGGACAAAAGCCTGAAATTTACACGAATGCAGAAAGCAG GATTTCTGTATTATGAAGACCTTGTCAGCTGTGTGACCAGGGCAGAAGCAGAGGCTGTCAGTGTGCTGGTTAAAGAGGCTGTCTGGGCATTTCTTCCGGATGCTTTCGTCACCATGACAGGAGGGTTCCGGAG GGGTAAGAAGATGGGGCATGATGTAGATTTTTTAATTACCAGCCCAGGATCAACAGAGGATGAAGAGCAACTTTTACAGAAAGTGATGAACTTATGGGAAAAGAAG gGATTACTTTTATATTATGACCTTGTGGAGTCAACATTTGAAAAGCTCAGGTTGCCTAGCAGGAAGGTTGATGCTTTGGATCATTTTCAAAAGTGCTTTCTGATTTTCAAATTGCCTCGTCAAAGAGTGGACAGTGACCAGTCCAGCTGGCAGGAGGGAAAGACCTGGAAGGCCATCCGTGTGGATTTAGTCCTGTGCCCCTATGAGTGTCGTGCCTTCGCCCTGTTGGGATGGACTGGCTCCCGG CAGTTTGAGAGAGACCTCCGGCGCTATGCCACACATGAGCGGAAGATGATTCTGGATAACCATGCTTTATATGACAAGACCAAG AGGATATTCCTCAAAGcagaaagtgaagaagaaattttTGCGCATCTGGGATTGGATTATATTGAACCGTGGGAAAGAAATGCCTAG
- the DNTT gene encoding DNA nucleotidylexotransferase isoform X2 — protein MDPPRASHLSPRKKRPRQTGALMASSPQDIKFQDLVIFILEKKMGTTRRAFLMELARRKGFRVENELSDSVTHIVAENNSGSDVLEWLQVQKIQVSSQPELLDISWLIECIGAGKPVEMTGKHQLVVRRDYSDSTNPGPPKTPPIAVQKISQYACQRRTTLNNCNQIFTDAFDILAENCEFRENEDSCVTFMRAASVLKSLPFTIISMKDTEGIPCLGSKVKGIIEEIIEDGESSEVKAVLNDERYQSFKLFTSVFGVGLKTSEKWFRMGFRTLSKVRLDKSLKFTRMQKAGFLYYEDLVSCVTRAEAEAVSVLVKEAVWAFLPDAFVTMTGGFRRGKKMGHDVDFLITSPGSTEDEEQLLQKVMNLWEKKGLLLYYDLVESTFEKLRLPSRKVDALDHFQKCFLIFKLPRQRVDSDQSSWQEGKTWKAIRVDLVLCPYECRAFALLGWTGSRFERDLRRYATHERKMILDNHALYDKTKRIFLKAESEEEIFAHLGLDYIEPWERNA, from the exons ATGGATCCACCACGAGCGTCCCACTTGAGCCCTCGGAAGAAGAGACCCCGGCAGACGGGTGCCTTGATGGCCTCCTCTCCTCAAGACATCAAATTTCAAGATTTGGTCATCTTCATTTTGGAGAAGAAAATGGGAACCACCCGCAGAGCGTTCCTCATGGAGCTGGCCCGCAGGAAAGGGTTCAGGGTTGAAAATGAGCTCAG TGATTCTGTCACCCACATTGTAGCAGAGAACAACTCGGGTTCGGATGTTCTGGAGTGGCTTCAAGTACAGAAAATACAAGTCAGCTCACAACCAGAGCTCCTCGATATCTCCTGGCTGATAGAATGCATAGGAGCAGGGAAACCGGTGGAGATGACAGGAAAACACCAGCTTGTT GTGAGAAGAGACTATTCAGATAGCACCAACCCAGGCCCCCCGAAGACTCCACCAATTGCTGTACAAAAGATCTCCCAGTATGCATGTCAGAGAAGAACCACTTTAAACAACTGTAACCAGATATTCACG GATGCCTTTGATATACTTGCTGAAAATTGTGAGTTTAGAGAAAATGAAGACTCCTGTGTGACATTTATGAGAGCAGCTTCTGTATTGAAATCTCTGCCATTCACAATCATCAGTATGAAGGACACAGAAGGAATTCCCTGCCTGGGGTCCAAGGTGAAGGGTATTATAGAG GAGATTATTGAAGATGGAGAAAGTTCTGAAGTTAAAGCTGTGTTAAATGATGAACGATATCAATCCTTCAAA CTCTTTACTTCTGTATTTGGAGTGGGGTTGAAGACTTCTGAGAAGTGGTTCAGGATGGGTTTCAGAACTCTGAGTAAAGTAAGGTTGGACAAAAGCCTGAAATTTACACGAATGCAGAAAGCAG GATTTCTGTATTATGAAGACCTTGTCAGCTGTGTGACCAGGGCAGAAGCAGAGGCTGTCAGTGTGCTGGTTAAAGAGGCTGTCTGGGCATTTCTTCCGGATGCTTTCGTCACCATGACAGGAGGGTTCCGGAG GGGTAAGAAGATGGGGCATGATGTAGATTTTTTAATTACCAGCCCAGGATCAACAGAGGATGAAGAGCAACTTTTACAGAAAGTGATGAACTTATGGGAAAAGAAG gGATTACTTTTATATTATGACCTTGTGGAGTCAACATTTGAAAAGCTCAGGTTGCCTAGCAGGAAGGTTGATGCTTTGGATCATTTTCAAAAGTGCTTTCTGATTTTCAAATTGCCTCGTCAAAGAGTGGACAGTGACCAGTCCAGCTGGCAGGAGGGAAAGACCTGGAAGGCCATCCGTGTGGATTTAGTCCTGTGCCCCTATGAGTGTCGTGCCTTCGCCCTGTTGGGATGGACTGGCTCCCGG TTTGAGAGAGACCTCCGGCGCTATGCCACACATGAGCGGAAGATGATTCTGGATAACCATGCTTTATATGACAAGACCAAG AGGATATTCCTCAAAGcagaaagtgaagaagaaattttTGCGCATCTGGGATTGGATTATATTGAACCGTGGGAAAGAAATGCCTAG